The DNA sequence TCCATTTCGGGtgatatattttcatttttgaatatctcattaatttaaataaaacatttataattacaatatcattttctaataattttcaatctctcattttattttatttttcttttaacttatcaaacaatactgcataaaatcacataccaaataaaaaatgatctACATGTGAAATGAGTTGGGTTATTACTTttgttacatattttaaaattttcaaaaatagttACATTTAAaggattaaattatttataaattttatatttttacttataaattcatatatattcattggaaaataatagGTCTTTAAAGATATACTGtgtcaaataatttaattttagtaaacATGTTTTCTTATAATATAATCTTTTGTTATTATCAAGTCTTGTGATTTTCGGGGATTggccttttcttttattttagtaaatactTCGTATAAtctttctttaatattttgcATGTGTTACTAAAAAACACAACAACTTTGTATCATATAATTAGTACATTTACTTAGAAACTAGAAGTATTGTCGAATTCAAACATTTTCActgaaatattgaaattatgaTGGAACtcaaattctgaaaaaaaaaaaaattggtaataattaattttagttataaaaaatCAGTACTATTTGTGACTTGTTGTTTGGAGGAGAAGAGTACTCCATAttgtagttttgttttttagggGCCAAAGTTGTTGGTAGAAGAAATGTAGCATAATGTGTTTGATTGGTTTGTACTTAGATCGACACTTGGGCAGTTCGGAAGTAGATGAGTGGAAGTCCATTCTCTTCGCAAAAGTCGGCGGCGAAATTCAGGACACCGTCGGCGACGAAGCAGGTAACCCGCCTACTGGTGGCGGAAGCCAAGAAgttttcaatatattaatgTCAACCAATGTGGTCTATTGTAAACTGAATAAATCACATTCtcaaatatgattattttaatatttcaagtATAGTGATGGTTTCCTTTTGCTAGATaggaatttgaatattttctatatttttgcTAGTTATTGAATTAGgtttatcaatttttctagtgttatttttatctatttttttggagagAATAACGGATCttgataatgaaatttttatctaAAAGATTTGCTGGTTCTTGACTTATTCTCAAATTCATTGAGTGGGGTTTTTCCTCAGACACCTATATGTCGAATATGAGATTCTTCGTAGCATTCGACATAGGTGACTGAACAGTGTCATAAGTTGTTGTTCAAATGAAGAGTTCAAGGCATTAGTACTTGAATATATGCCCAATGGAAATCTTGAGAAATGGTTATATTCCCACAActatttcttgaatttcatgGAAAGATTGAATATAATGATAGATGTTGCATCGGCTTTGGATTATCTTCATGGTGGAAATTCGACCCCTATTGTCCATAGTGACTTGAATCCAAGTAATGTCTTGTTAGATGAAGATATGGTTGTCCGTGTAAGCAATTTAGGGATAGCAAAGTTGCTATGCGATGGAGATAGCATGGTGTTAACCATCACCTTGGGAACATTTGGTTACATTGCTCCAGGTTAATAATTGTTATTCCACATTTATGAATGTACTTTTTAATAAGGGAAGTTTTTTAATTGCATGTGTTTCATACTTTTTTTGTGAGTGTAGAGTATGGTTCAGAAGGACTAGTTTCCACAAGTTGTGACGTTTATAGCTACGGTGTGATGTTGATGGAAGTCTTTACGAGAAAAAAGCCAAGTGACAACATGTTTGTTGGAGATCTAAGCTTGAAGAGTTGGATTGAAAGGTCAGTTCCACAGCTCACATATAGAGTCATTGATGCCAACTTGCTTATGAATGTTGATGAACAACATGGCGACAAAATTGTGGAATTCACATCATTCATATTGGGGTTGGCCCTAAATTGTTGTGCAGTTTCCCCTAATCAAAGGATCAATATGAAACAAGCTCTGGCTGAGCTGCAGAAAATCCGAAGTACGTTTATGGGATGAAGCTTAAATCATGGTGTAGTAGGCCTTAAAAAGTAGTTTTCCTTTAAATGCCTTGACTGAAGATAATATTATGTACTACAATCTTATTACTTAATTAGCTTTAGGtaaagagtaaaatatattttgtcaaatGCCCGAGAGTCAAATGTCATTAGGCCACCCACATCAgacattattttcttatgcAATAGTTTCACATATTTATGCAATACATTCAGGCTCTTACATCATTAATCACATGCAAGAAATAACAAAGCCACATCAAACCACAACTGGCATTAGGCAATCCATAATCAAATCACCAACGACCTAATATACTGAATGAGACCATCCAGATTATTATGTGACGAACCCCCTTTACTAACAGTCTTTTTCACTAGTTTAGCCAAATTTGCTGACCTTTCCATAAACTCGTCTTTTCTCACTTCCATCAAATCCCTAATTACCTTCACAATAATTTTTCTGTCACAAGTGTCTTTGATATCCAATCCGATCTTCCAAACCTCACTCACAAACCTACTATTCGTCATTTGGTCCGCAAAATAAGGCCAGCACACCATTGGCACGCCAGCACCAATGCTCTCAAGAGTCGAATTCCATCCACTGTGCGTCATAAACCCTCCAACTGCAGGGTGGTTGAGCACCTTCTCCTGTGGGGCCCACTCCACCAACAAACCCTTCCTTTTAATACGTTCCATTAATTCTGCCGGAACTGGATCCTCTCCGTCGCTTCCGGTGATGGAATCCGGCCTCATGACCCACAAAAACCTCTGTGAACTGTCGAGTAAGCCGTGCAAGAGCTCTAACACTTGCTCTCTCGTCACAAGTGCTATGCTCCCAAAGCTCACATAGATGACGGATTTAGGCGACTGCGCGTCTAGCCATTCGATGCAGCTCCGGTCTTCCTCCCATAGGCTGGCCGTGATTATCGAGGACTCCACCTTCTTCTCCGTCAGTCTGTATTTCACTTGCTCGTGGATTGGACCAATGGAGAAAACTCTTGGCACATGTTTATGTATCTCAGCAACTATCTTCCCCTCTAAATCTTCACAAGTGTTAAATATTACGGCTTGCGCCCTCTCAATCAGCCTCGTTGCAGCTACAACTTCCTTGAGAGTGGGGTCGTTTACGTCGTCGACACGGTAGAAACCCGGCAAGTCACGCCTCCGTAGAAAATCTTCCATTCCCGGTATGCTTTCTATTAATCCATCCATCGATTTTCCTACAAGTAAATTTTAGGGAAGTGAgtacgggttttaataaattgatttaagaaattgtttgattttgttagtaaatatgagtgaaaaaaatgtgGAATGTGAATcccatttatatataatattaattttatacagaCCTCGGAAAGGAATTTCTTGAGCTTGAAGAAGCTGAGGAAAACGGAAAATAGCCCACAAGTAGGAGGTGGAGGCAGTTCCAAAGAAGATGAGAGGAATTCCATTCTCTTGGCAAAAGTCGGGGGCGGAACTGAGCAGACCGTCGGCAACGAAGCAGGTAACTGGTCGACGGGCGGCGGAAGCCAAGAAGTTTTCTTGGatcatcattttcttgaagAGTGGGACTGTGACGTTTGCGACGGAAGACACAAGCTCCATGGCTCTGTGACCGCTGCGGGGGTGGTCGTCAGGGAGGCCGTCCGGGAAAGTCCGGAACTGGAATCCCGGGTAGCGGGAGAAGGCGGCAGATGCCGTGTTGTGCTGGAGCAGGCGGCGGTGGTTGAAGTCGGAGATGATGAAGGTGACGTGGAATTCAGCTAGGCAGAGGAGATGGGCTAGCTTCAACATGGGGTTGAGGTGGCCCTGCACCGGCATCGGGAAAATCAGTACATGCGGCGGTGCCCGGAGCTTTTCTTGGTCGGAAGCGGAACTCATCTTGTTTCTGTAGTTCATGTGCTGGGAGTTTGGATAAATGTTCTGAAACTTTATAGTAATACTAATATGCTTAAATGAGTTAGAGAGAAGTTTCTAGTACTCATTACATTAAATGCGGTCCtcattatttcaaaatatcatcaaacGAGTCTTACCTTGAtgtgtaaataatttttaaaatgaagaCCGATTTTGATATTATTGCATAGGTTAgagtttaaatttattaaatttattcctCAGGAGttcttttgtcattttattacGTTTCAAAATGGcgtagtcatttttttttctagcaaaatttaacatatttattttctgttactttactttttgttaatttatttacttttcttaatttattttctcttcatctcgtataccaaaaagaaatgtctctagTACTATGGTACGGAGTGAGTAGTTTTTTCAAAAGTGAACTGCGCAAATCGTCCTTAAACTTTGCGTTTTGCGTGTCAATAGTCcgtggactttaaaaatatcgcggATAAATTTCTAATAAGATGGAACTCATTCTCTAgtaataatactttaaaaactttttctttcgatctctctcttaccttatcaattatgcactaaaacctgtgccgaaccaaatattcatactctttagggacggatgaagtatatcCAATActaaagagaagagaaaatagCATATTCAATATCTAaagtcccatttttttttaagtccAAAAATGTCTCCCTACCTTAGGAAGCTTTTTTGATGTAAAATTGtgataaatagtactccctccgtttcactatagttgaggcgaaacttttcggcacagagtTTTAGAAAgtaatgttgagtgtgttaaataaatagataaaaaaggaagagagatgaaaaggtaGATAGAATagagtataaagtgaataaagtagagagaataaaataagagaga is a window from the Salvia hispanica cultivar TCC Black 2014 chromosome 1, UniMelb_Shisp_WGS_1.0, whole genome shotgun sequence genome containing:
- the LOC125213042 gene encoding 7-deoxyloganetic acid glucosyl transferase-like, which produces MSSASDQEKLRAPPHVLIFPMPVQGHLNPMLKLAHLLCLAEFHVTFIISDFNHRRLLQHNTASAAFSRYPGFQFRTFPDGLPDDHPRSGHRAMELVSSVANVTVPLFKKMMIQENFLASAARRPVTCFVADGLLSSAPDFCQENGIPLIFFGTASTSYLWAIFRFPQLLQAQEIPFRGKSMDGLIESIPGMEDFLRRRDLPGFYRVDDVNDPTLKEVVAATRLIERAQAVIFNTCEDLEGKIVAEIHKHVPRVFSIGPIHEQVKYRLTEKKVESSIITASLWEEDRSCIEWLDAQSPKSVIYVSFGSIALVTREQVLELLHGLLDSSQRFLWVMRPDSITGSDGEDPVPAELMERIKRKGLLVEWAPQEKVLNHPAVGGFMTHSGWNSTLESIGAGVPMVCWPYFADQMTNSRFVSEVWKIGLDIKDTCDRKIIVKVIRDLMEVRKDEFMERSANLAKLVKKTVSKGGSSHNNLDGLIQYIRSLVI